In Chitinophagaceae bacterium, the genomic window TATACCTTTTGTAGTATTAGTTGTGCTTACTTTATTTATGCTAGGTATGGAAATGCATGGTGCAATCAATGGCGGAATTCGTTTACCACAATATTTTGTAACAACAGCTTTAATGATAAATGCAATTTCAGCTACTTTGCCAATTTTACTATTATTAGCAATGCTTTTTTATGGTAGCGAATTGGTTTGGAAAAGTAAAAGCTTAAATTTTTCATCTATCGAAAATTCAATTTCATTTTCAAATGTTGCGTTGTTTATTTCAAAATTTGTAACCCTATTTTTCATTTCAATACTTCTGATTTTTCTCTGTATTGTTCTTGGCGTTTTATTTCAATTTATTTACAATTATCCAATTATAGATTTCAAAGCGTATTTATCATTATTCTATTATATTGGTTTGCCAGCTTCACTTTGTGGCTTGTTGATTATTGCTTTGCAATACATTTTCAAAAACAAATACATTGCATTAATAATTGCAGCAGCCTTTTTAGTGATAACTAATTCTTTATTAGGGAATGCATTTGGCTTTTCGCATCCATTAACTCGTTTTGCCAATTTTATGCCCGATGTGTATAGCGATATTGCTGGTTTTAGTTATCTCTCAAAAGCATTTATAATAAAGATGTTTTATAGTTTTTCATTTACATTATTACTTTCCGTTATAGCTATTTTACTATTTGAAAAGTCCCTTAAAAAAGTTAAAATAAAATCTTTTCGATTACTACTTCTACCTTTAACTTTTCTATTTTCATCAGGGTTTTTAATTTTTAAAAATTACCATAAGGCTTCCAAAACAGATCAATTGACCTGGCAACAACAGTACGAAGAAAAATATAAATCGTATCAGAAAAAACCACAACCAAGTATTACTGATGTAAAAACTAATATTAATTTATTTCCCCAAAAAAATAGTTATAATGTTACAGGAAATTTTATTATGGTAAATAAAACAAAGTTTGAAATATCAGAAATATTGATTAATACTTCAAATGAAATTATTTGGAATGTAATCACTTCATCGAAATTAATTTTAGAAAAAAAGGATACTGAGTTTGGGCAATATTTATTTAAAACAAAACAAAAAATGTTGCCAAATGATAGCATTGTTGTTAGTTTTGATTTTGAATATGAAATACACCCAATCAATAATCACCAATCGTTTAATGCCATTGTAGAAAATGGTGCCTTTATGCGAATCAGCAATTATTTCCCAAAAATTGGCTATAATTTAGAGAATGAAATAGGTGATGAATTAGAACGAAAAAACAGAAAAATGCCATTGCAAGATGTACTTACCAAAGTAGATGCTCCATTAGAAAATCCTTATAATTATGAATTTATTAATTTTGATGCAATAATTTCTACTGCTGCAAATCAAACTGCAATTTCTGTTGGTGATTTAGTGAATAGTTACTCCAAAAACAATAGAAATTATTTTCATTATAAAGCGGAAAATATTCCATTTCGGTTTGCGGTTTCAACTGCAACCTATGCAATTCAAAAATCTAATTACAACGATATTAGTATTGAACTTTTGTATGAACCAAAGCATAATCAAAACATTACTCACTTAATGAAAAGCATTAAAAATACAATGCAATATTGCGAAACCAATTTTGGAAAATATCCGTACAAAACAATTCGCTTTGCTGAGATAAGTAGTTTTACCAAAGGCTTTGCAGCAACGGCTTATCCTGCAAGTGTTTTTATAAATGAAAAACAGTTTCATGTAAAATTAGATCAAGAGGAAGGCTTAGATATTATAAATGAATTGGCAGCACATGAACTTTCGCATCAATGGTGGGGAAATGCACAACTAAACTCCGATTATCGTGAAGGAAGTGGCGTTCTAACTGAAACATTAGCTCAATACACAAAATTAATGATATATAAAAAAGAACATGGGAAAGATAAAATGATGGAAATGGTAAAGCTATATCAAAATATGTACGATAGCGAAAAAGCATTTAGTGGCGAAGAAGCCTTATTCAACTCAAACCCTGGAAATGCAAATGTAATCTACAATAAAGGTTTAGTAAACATGTATGAATTGTATTTATTAATTGGTGAAGAAAAAATCAATTTGGCTTTGAAAAATTTATTAGCAAAATATAAATTTCCATTACAACCAGCAACTACTTTAAATTTGGTTGAAGAATTGAAATTAGTTTCTGATAAAAGTGAATCTATCAAAATAGAAGTTTTGTTTAAAAAATAATCAACTGTAAGGCTGTTTTGGGTATTAATAAACTTTTGGGGAAATTCTCTAATACCAGATTATTCAATTCTTGGAATTTCAACCTATATAAGTATGCCTGCAACTTTGAATAAAATTGGAACTTGCTTGTGCTTATTAATTATGGGTGCAAAAAACAAGAGGACTACTTAACAATATAGTAACGGTTGAAAATTGTAATTACCGGTAAGACGACCAAAGTTAATGACAAGACCACTCTAACAAGCCAACGTTGCAAGTCTAGCACATGGGCAGGCACATAACCCAACCCACAGAAGCCAACCTGCCCAAGAGCCTGCTCGGCCTACACACGGCAAGCATCATTCGGTTTGACACAGCCCCACATTGTAGAGGACAGAATAGATAGAGTATGCGTACAACAGGCGGTTTGGCAATATGGCGGGGCGACGAATAAATGCTCAGCTTTTTGTTCGCTATTCGGCTTCAGTTCCAGCCGACGAATAAAGCCAAGCAATAGAATAAACAATGAGCTTTTATTTATAAATTTAGCTTCGGTTATGGGCTGACGATTTTCAAATACCGCCACATCGCCAAGCCGTAGCCGTTATAGGCAATGCTAACAGACGACCGTGTAACGACAAACGGACCGAAAATAAATTTGGAAATAGTTGTCTGAATAGTTAACTTTGCATCGTGACTTACGACAGACAAGTAATTGCTTATAAAAACTATTTTCTCGACTTTTACGAGGAGCTACCTGACAATGTTCAAGCTAAAATTGAGTGGACGTTAAACTTAATTCGGGTAACTCGACAAGTTCCAGAAAAGTATTTTAAGCACTTAGAAGGCACGAAAGGACTATATGAAATTCGAGTTGAAGTTGCTGGTAATATTTACCGCATTTTCTCGTTCTTCGACAAGGGTAATTTAGTAGTTCTTGGAAACGCTTTTCAAAAGAAAACTCAAAAGACACCAAAACAAGAATTAGAAAAAGCACTTAAAATAATGGAGGAATATCAAAATGAAAACAAAAAGTAATATCACGACATTAGACCAAATACTTGACAAAAAGTATGGTAAAAAAGGACAACCCAAACGTGAAGAATGGGAGCAACAATTTGAAGCGTTTAGACTTGGGGTTTTGCTTGAAGAAGCACGAACCAAACTTGGTATGACACAAGAGGAACTTGCAGACAAGTGCGGGACAAATAAATCATACATTTCACGCATTGAAAACAACTCTTCCGACATTCGCCTTTCGACACTTATGAAAATAATTCAACAAGGACTTGGCGGACACTTAAAATTGACCCTTCAACTTTAATGACGGAAAGAACCACTGGCTATAACATCGTATTGGCAATAGTGGGGCTGACAGTTGTAAACTCAACATTTGTAATTCTATTAGGCATAGGTGCAAATGCTGGGCTGACGTTTTTCAAATGCCCCACCATCGCCAATACGTAAACCGTTACCGGCAAGTGTATGACGACAGTGCAACCATAAACAGAAGACTAAAAACTGAACATTATTACAAGGACAAACCATTTAGTCAGGTGACCAAAATACTGAACATTTTACAAAAGGACAACGAGTAAGCCTACACTCAAGTCGACCCGATGTTTTTTATTTTTTTTCCACCGCACATTTTTTAAAAACAATTTTAGCCCACCGCACGGTCAAGCACATTTGGTTTTTTCCAACGCACAAGCCAACGCAAAAAAACCAAAAGAGCTTGCCCCTACCCACCCACAACAATACAGTGAACATTTACACTATTTGTCAGGGTAATTTTACTACATTTGACCTGTTAAAAATTAATTAGGATTCTATGAACCGAATTAAAGAAGTGCTCAAGGACAAAGGAATATCACAAACGTGGCTTGCCGATAAAATGGAAAAGAGCTACAACACCATCAATGAGTATGCTCGTAACGTAAGACAACCAAGTTTGGAGGACTTATACCGTATTGCAGAAATCCTTGACGTTGACATCAAAGTATTAATTGTTTCAAACCGGAAGAAAATATGAACAAACAAAAACTCGCTGCCAAAATTTGGGCTTCTGCAAATCAGATGCGTTCAAAAATTGAAGCTAACGAATACAAAGACTACATTTTAGGTTTCATCTTTTACAAATACCTATCAGAAAAGGAACTTCAATTTGCAAAGAAAGAAGACTTCACTGAGGCGGACATAAAAGCACTAAGCGAAGAAGACACCGAAACTGTTGAACACATCAAAAGCAACATCGGCTACTTCATAGCTTATGACAATCTATTCTCGACATGGATAAGCATGGGCAAAGACTTTGATGTTGCCAATGTTCGTGATGCTCTTTCTGCTTTTAGTCGTTTGATTAGTCCTGCTCACAAGAAATTGTTTGACAATATTTTCGACACCTTACAAACTGGACTAAGCAAATTGGGCGACAGTGCAGCTTCTCAAACAAAAGCTATTCGTGACTTGCTGCATTTAATCAAAGATATTCCAATGGACGGCAGGCAAGACTATGACGTGCTTGGCTTTATTTATGAATACCTGATTGGAATGTTTGCTGCAAATGCAGGAAAAAAAGCAGGTGAATTTTATACTCCGCACGAAGTTTCAGTTTTAATGTCAGAAATAATTGCACATCATTTAAGAGACAAAAAAGAAATTCAAATCTACGACCCGACAAGCGGTTCAGGTTCTTTGCTCATCAATATTGGCAGCAGTGTTGCGAAACACATTGATGATGAAAACAACATAAAATTCTACGCACAAGAACTCAAAGAAAATACTTACAACTTAACTAGGATGAACCTAGTAATGAGAGGACTTTTGCCGAACAATATTATCACACGAAACGGAGACACTTTAGAAGATGATTGGCCATATTTTGATGAAAACGACCCAATACACACTTACAATCCGCTTTATGTAGATGCAGTAGTTTCAAATCCACCTTATTCGCAAAAGTGGGACCCTTCTCACAAAGAAGCTGACCCACGTTATTCACGATTTGGACTTGCACCGAAAGCAAAAGCAGATTACGCTTTCTTACTTCACGACCTATTTCACATCAAGCCTGATGGCATTATGGCAATCGTTTTGCCACATGGTGTTTTATTCCGTGGCGGTGAGGAAAGCGTTATTCGTGAAAAACTAATTGAAGCCAATCATATTGATACCATAATTGGTTTACCGCCAGCAATCTTTTTTGGCACTGGCATTCCTACAATTGTAATGATATTAAAACAGAAACGTGCCAATACAGATGTTTTGATAATTGACGCATCCAAAGGATTTGTCAAAGAAGGAAAAAACAACAAGCTGAGAGCATCAGACATTAAGCGAATTTCAGACACCGTTCGTGACCGTGAAACATTACCTAAATTTTCAAAAGTGGTAACACGAGAAGAAATCAGAGAGAATGAATATAACCTGAACATTCCACGCTATGTTGACTCTTCTGAAAATCCTGAAAGTTGGGACATCTACGCTTCTATGTTTGGTGGTATTCCTGAAAATGAAATTGACGACTTGCAAGTATTTTGGGAGGCATTTCCTGAACTCCGAGAAACACTATTTGAAAAAAACTCTCCTATTAACTCAAACCTAATTGTAGATGACATCAACGCTGCAATAAAGGAACATCAAAGTGTTCAGGCTTTTGTAAATGGTTTCAATACAGCATTTGGTGACTTTGGCACTTTTTTGAAAACCGAATTGTTGACCAACATTCTAACCGTAAAAATCAACAGGGAGAAAACGGTTTTAAGTGACGACATTTTTAAGCGACTGGAAAACATCAAACTGATTGATAAATATGAGGCCTACCAACTTTTAGACAATGAATGGGGTGTAATCAATGTTGATTTAGAGATTATACAAACAGAAGGATTTGACGCAACAAAAAAAGTTGACCCAAACATGGTAACTCGTAAGAAAGACGGAGTTGAACAAGAAGTGCAAGACGGTTGGATTGGTAGAATTATGCCGTTTTTATTGGTGCAGGAAACGTATTTAAAAGACGAGCTAAATAGCTTGAGAGCCAAAGAAAACAGAGTTGCTGAAATTGCCACAGAGTTAGAGGAAATTATTGATTCACTTACCGAAGAAGAAAGGGAAACGAGCATTTTAAATGACAACAATGATGCTTTTGTAGTAAAAGAACTCAACGAATATCTGAAAGAGATTTTTGCGGATGTAAAAACCGAAGAAATCAACGCATTGAAGGAGTATCTGAACCTATTGGAAGACAAAGCCAAAAAGCCCGAAAAAGAAAACTTCATCAAATCGCACAAAGAGGTGAATTGGTCAAAAATGGAAGCCAATAATGATGGCACTTTTGGCAAGGCAAACATCAACAAATACCTGTTTGAATTGCAATCAACTTTTACTTTCCCTGATGAATCTTTTGAAAACAAGATGGTGAAAGCATCAACCTTATTGACAGACGAGAAAGATTTAAAAGCTCAAATAAAAGTAGAAGCCGCAGCACTTCATTTAAAGACCAAAGAAACCATTGAAAACCTGACAGACGAACAAGTTTTTGAATTGCTTGAATTAAAATGGATTGTTCCTGTGGTTTCATCCTTAAACAATTTGCCCGAAACCATTATCACCACCCTTACCAACAAAGTGCAGGCATCGGCAGATAAATACGCTATCACCTATTCAGATGTAGCAAAAGAAATTAAAGCAGCCGAAAGCACTTTATCATCTTTGATTGGAGACTTGGAAGGCAACGAGTTTGACATGAAAGGATTGAACGAATTGAAATCACTTCTAAAAACAGAGGAGCAAAATGGCTAAGAAAAATACAAACCCCGAAGTGCGTTTTGCTGGTTTTCTTGATGACTGGCAAAAAGAGTTTGTAGGCAAATACTATGATTTTAAAAATGGTTTAAATAAAAGCAAAGAGTATTTTGGATATGGGAAACCGATTGTAAATTTTACGGATGTCTTCCATAATAGGGGGCTTTTATCAAACCAACTAAATGGTAAGGTAGATGTAACATCAGATGAAATAAACAATTACAGCGTAAAAAAAGGCGACTTGTTTTTTACTCGAACATCAGAAACTATTGAAGAAATTGGGCAACCTTCCGTTATGCTTGATGAACCGACACAAGCTGTTTTTAGTGGTTTTGTTTTACGTGCAAGAGCAATAAATGAAGACCCATTAGAAATTGGTTTCAAACAATATGCATTTTTTACAAACTCATTTCGTTCTGAAATGGTAAAAAAAAGCTCTATGACAACAAGAGCTTTAACATCTGGAACTGCAATCAAAAAAATGTTATTCACTTTTCCAAAAAGTAAAGATGAACAAAAACTAATCGGTAACTTTTTTAAAAACATAGACAAACTAATTGCTGAGCATCAACAAAAGCTTGAAAAGTTTATAATTCTAAGAAAGGCAATGTTGGAGAAGGTGTTTCCTAAAAATGGAAACGAGTTGCCTGAAATTCGATTTGATGGTTTTAAGGAGAAATGGATTAAATATAATCTGGGAGATGTTTCACCAATAAGAGGAGGTTTTGCATTTAAGAGTAATGAATTCAAAAAAGAAGGTGTTCCAATATTAAAGATTTCGAATATTCTTCCAA contains:
- a CDS encoding helix-turn-helix domain-containing protein translates to MKTKSNITTLDQILDKKYGKKGQPKREEWEQQFEAFRLGVLLEEARTKLGMTQEELADKCGTNKSYISRIENNSSDIRLSTLMKIIQQGLGGHLKLTLQL
- a CDS encoding helix-turn-helix transcriptional regulator; this translates as MNRIKEVLKDKGISQTWLADKMEKSYNTINEYARNVRQPSLEDLYRIAEILDVDIKVLIVSNRKKI
- a CDS encoding aminopeptidase → MLRHLLLFEWKFYSRKISFYLILLAFFGLGLMTGTSAVISFPNITYNSPYAINFFLGLFSLASLFPIVLMATQSLLREKDNRFEQILYATPITIRNYFISRFSLVFGFAVFTFLLFLIGYIIGHLLTINNSEQWGVFHLSYYLHCFFTIVLPNIFLCTVIVCCTAWFTKNKMFVYLSGLGIYILYMVVSIFSNSPFMAGSVPVSESTMNLSAKIDLFGMAAFFEQTQYWTALQRNTTVLQLSGNFLWNRIGVILLAFLLLIAAYKFFKFKLTNQQKKKIAIANDQETKKYVYNKTATQLSGKGYFFSTILSFLKIDLKSTIKSIPFVVLVVLTLFMLGMEMHGAINGGIRLPQYFVTTALMINAISATLPILLLLAMLFYGSELVWKSKSLNFSSIENSISFSNVALFISKFVTLFFISILLIFLCIVLGVLFQFIYNYPIIDFKAYLSLFYYIGLPASLCGLLIIALQYIFKNKYIALIIAAAFLVITNSLLGNAFGFSHPLTRFANFMPDVYSDIAGFSYLSKAFIIKMFYSFSFTLLLSVIAILLFEKSLKKVKIKSFRLLLLPLTFLFSSGFLIFKNYHKASKTDQLTWQQQYEEKYKSYQKKPQPSITDVKTNINLFPQKNSYNVTGNFIMVNKTKFEISEILINTSNEIIWNVITSSKLILEKKDTEFGQYLFKTKQKMLPNDSIVVSFDFEYEIHPINNHQSFNAIVENGAFMRISNYFPKIGYNLENEIGDELERKNRKMPLQDVLTKVDAPLENPYNYEFINFDAIISTAANQTAISVGDLVNSYSKNNRNYFHYKAENIPFRFAVSTATYAIQKSNYNDISIELLYEPKHNQNITHLMKSIKNTMQYCETNFGKYPYKTIRFAEISSFTKGFAATAYPASVFINEKQFHVKLDQEEGLDIINELAAHELSHQWWGNAQLNSDYREGSGVLTETLAQYTKLMIYKKEHGKDKMMEMVKLYQNMYDSEKAFSGEEALFNSNPGNANVIYNKGLVNMYELYLLIGEEKINLALKNLLAKYKFPLQPATTLNLVEELKLVSDKSESIKIEVLFKK
- a CDS encoding restriction endonuclease subunit S encodes the protein MAKKNTNPEVRFAGFLDDWQKEFVGKYYDFKNGLNKSKEYFGYGKPIVNFTDVFHNRGLLSNQLNGKVDVTSDEINNYSVKKGDLFFTRTSETIEEIGQPSVMLDEPTQAVFSGFVLRARAINEDPLEIGFKQYAFFTNSFRSEMVKKSSMTTRALTSGTAIKKMLFTFPKSKDEQKLIGNFFKNIDKLIAEHQQKLEKFIILRKAMLEKVFPKNGNELPEIRFDGFKEKWIKYNLGDVSPIRGGFAFKSNEFKKEGVPILKISNILPTGEVGGRFDFYDEQLQDENFLLPNNSAVLAMSGATTGKVSILKFKEDKKVYQNQRVGYFQDKGVVDYSFISILLRSALFSDKMKSVLVAGAQPNVSPKEINAFDFYIPNNSDEQKKIGTYFNNLDELIRNHNIQLVKLSNIKKAFLTKMFI
- a CDS encoding type II toxin-antitoxin system RelE/ParE family toxin, which codes for MTYDRQVIAYKNYFLDFYEELPDNVQAKIEWTLNLIRVTRQVPEKYFKHLEGTKGLYEIRVEVAGNIYRIFSFFDKGNLVVLGNAFQKKTQKTPKQELEKALKIMEEYQNENKK
- a CDS encoding type I restriction-modification system subunit M; its protein translation is MNKQKLAAKIWASANQMRSKIEANEYKDYILGFIFYKYLSEKELQFAKKEDFTEADIKALSEEDTETVEHIKSNIGYFIAYDNLFSTWISMGKDFDVANVRDALSAFSRLISPAHKKLFDNIFDTLQTGLSKLGDSAASQTKAIRDLLHLIKDIPMDGRQDYDVLGFIYEYLIGMFAANAGKKAGEFYTPHEVSVLMSEIIAHHLRDKKEIQIYDPTSGSGSLLINIGSSVAKHIDDENNIKFYAQELKENTYNLTRMNLVMRGLLPNNIITRNGDTLEDDWPYFDENDPIHTYNPLYVDAVVSNPPYSQKWDPSHKEADPRYSRFGLAPKAKADYAFLLHDLFHIKPDGIMAIVLPHGVLFRGGEESVIREKLIEANHIDTIIGLPPAIFFGTGIPTIVMILKQKRANTDVLIIDASKGFVKEGKNNKLRASDIKRISDTVRDRETLPKFSKVVTREEIRENEYNLNIPRYVDSSENPESWDIYASMFGGIPENEIDDLQVFWEAFPELRETLFEKNSPINSNLIVDDINAAIKEHQSVQAFVNGFNTAFGDFGTFLKTELLTNILTVKINREKTVLSDDIFKRLENIKLIDKYEAYQLLDNEWGVINVDLEIIQTEGFDATKKVDPNMVTRKKDGVEQEVQDGWIGRIMPFLLVQETYLKDELNSLRAKENRVAEIATELEEIIDSLTEEERETSILNDNNDAFVVKELNEYLKEIFADVKTEEINALKEYLNLLEDKAKKPEKENFIKSHKEVNWSKMEANNDGTFGKANINKYLFELQSTFTFPDESFENKMVKASTLLTDEKDLKAQIKVEAAALHLKTKETIENLTDEQVFELLELKWIVPVVSSLNNLPETIITTLTNKVQASADKYAITYSDVAKEIKAAESTLSSLIGDLEGNEFDMKGLNELKSLLKTEEQNG